The Geobacillus genomosp. 3 genome segment CTGGCGCTTCTTTTGTTTATGTGGAGACTTGTCGTGTGGACGACCCGGTTTCTGTTGCTTGTTGTTTGGAAAACGCTCCTTGTTTTGGTGGCTCCGCTGCGTTGGACGGGCACGGCCATTTGGCGACGGGTGCCGCTGCACCGTCGAATCTGGTTGGAAAAATTTTTTCGCCGTTTAAAAGGATTTGCTGGACAAATCAAGAATACAAAAGAGAAAATAGGCATATGGCTTGCGAAATGGCGGAAGTAAAAGAGGTGCAAATGCATGAACGTGCCCCGGAAAACGAACGTGACGAAACTGCAGTCTACCTATGTATCAGAGCAGGAAGAAAAAAAGCGGAAGGCATCGAGAAGGCGGCGGGTTGTAGCCGTCCGCTTGGCCTTTTGGGCTTCGCTGTTTATGGTGCTCTCCTCCGCCCTCATCTACACGTTGCACCTGCAGGAGAAGAAGATCGATGTAAAAACGGCGGAAAAACAACGGCTACAAGAGCAGCTTACGAAGCTCGAACGGCAGGAAAAGCAACTCAAAGAAGAAATCGAAAAATTGCATGATGATCATTACATCGCTGAACTGGCGCGAAAAAAATATTATTTATCGAAAGACGGGGAAATTATTTTTGTCTTGCCAGAAAAGTGACATTTTACCTGCCGATGCCCGTTCAATACGGGCATCCGTCATATTGACACTTATTTTTTTCATTCGCTATAATGGAAGCAACACCATCTTTAAAGCGTTTTAAGGAGGAGCACTTTTTTTATGTCGATTGAAGTAGGCAGCAAGTTACAAGGCAAAGTCACAGGTAT includes the following:
- a CDS encoding FtsB family cell division protein — protein: MNVPRKTNVTKLQSTYVSEQEEKKRKASRRRRVVAVRLAFWASLFMVLSSALIYTLHLQEKKIDVKTAEKQRLQEQLTKLERQEKQLKEEIEKLHDDHYIAELARKKYYLSKDGEIIFVLPEK